CAGCCGCCGCTCGAGGGCTACACCTTCGAGGGCTATCGCAATCTCGACGGATCGGTGGGCACGCGCAACATCCTCGCGATCACGCAGACGGTGCAGTGCGTGGCGGGCGTGGTCGACTTCGCGGTGCAGCGTATCAAGGCCGAGCTGCTGCCCAAGTTCCCCCACGTCGACGACGTCGTGGGGCTGTCGCACAGCTACGGCTGCGGCGTGGCCATCGACGCGCCCGACGCGGTCATCCCGATTCGCACGCTGCGCAACATCAGCTTGAACCCGAACTTCGGCGGCGAGGTGATGGTCATCAGCCTGGGCTGCGAGAAGCTGCAGCCCGAGCGCCTGCTGCCGCCCGGCAGCATCCCGTTGGTGGACGAGCGCAACGTGGCCGACGTCGGCACCAGCGCCGACGAGAAGCTCGACGTGGTGTGCCTGCAGGACGACGCGCATGTCGGCTTCATGTCGATGATCGACTCGATCATGCGGCAGGCCGAAGAGCATCTGGAGCGGCTCAATGCCCGCCGGCGCGAGACCGTGCCGGCAAGCGAGCTGGTGGTGGGCGTGCAGTGCGGCGGCAGCGATGCCTTCTCGGGCGTCACGGCCAACCCGGCCGTCGGCTTCTGCACCGACCTGCTGGTGCGTGCCGGCGCCACCGTGATGTTCTCGGAAGTGACCGAGGTGCGCGACGGCATCGACCAGCTCACCTCGCGCGCCACCACGCCGGCCGTGGCCGAGGCGATGATCCGCGAGATGGCCTGGTACGACGCCTACCTGGAGCGCGGGCGCGTCGACCGCAGTGCCAACACCACGCCGGGCAACAAGAAGGGCGGGCTCTCGAACATCGTCGAGAAGGCCATGGGCTCGATCGTGAAGAGCGGCAGCGCGCCGATCTCGGGCGTGGTCGCGCCGGGCGAGAAGGCCAGGCAGAAGGGCCTGCTCTATGCCGCCACGCCCGCCAGCGACTTCATCTGCGGCACGCTGCAGCTGGCCGCCGGCATGAACCTGCACGTGTTCACCACCGGCCGCGGCACGCCCTACGGCTTGGCCGAGGTGCCGGTCATCAAGGTGGCCACGCGCAGCGATCTCGCGCGCCGCTGGCACGACCTGATGGACGTGAACGCGGGCCGCATCGCCGACGGCGAGGCCACCATCGAGGACATCGGCTGGGAGATGTTCCGCCTGATGCTCGACGTGGCCAGCGGCCGGAAGAAGACCTGGGCCGAACAGTGGAAGCTGCACAACGCGCTGGTGCTG
This genomic window from Variovorax paradoxus contains:
- the garD gene encoding galactarate dehydratase, which encodes MTDPNTRPPHTIRMHPADNVAIVANDGGLPAGTALASGLVLVDKVPQAHKVALEDIPEGGVVRRYDVPIGYALKPIPAGSWVHERLLRMPAARELEGLPIATVKPPAQPPLEGYTFEGYRNLDGSVGTRNILAITQTVQCVAGVVDFAVQRIKAELLPKFPHVDDVVGLSHSYGCGVAIDAPDAVIPIRTLRNISLNPNFGGEVMVISLGCEKLQPERLLPPGSIPLVDERNVADVGTSADEKLDVVCLQDDAHVGFMSMIDSIMRQAEEHLERLNARRRETVPASELVVGVQCGGSDAFSGVTANPAVGFCTDLLVRAGATVMFSEVTEVRDGIDQLTSRATTPAVAEAMIREMAWYDAYLERGRVDRSANTTPGNKKGGLSNIVEKAMGSIVKSGSAPISGVVAPGEKARQKGLLYAATPASDFICGTLQLAAGMNLHVFTTGRGTPYGLAEVPVIKVATRSDLARRWHDLMDVNAGRIADGEATIEDIGWEMFRLMLDVASGRKKTWAEQWKLHNALVLFNPAPVT